A region from the Streptomyces sp. 3214.6 genome encodes:
- a CDS encoding LURP-one-related/scramblase family protein: protein MNIHSNQPTGPDPRVQRQVEQQAGVAPSGPGGGTLFSEPVLVVNQKAKLIELTNEYKVMDQQGNQLGSVVEVGQGFLRKVVRFLSDWDQYLTHKLEIRDAHGQPVLRLTRPAKIFKSRVIVTRPDGQQVGEIVQQNVFGKINFAINADGRQIGAIKAENWRAWNFAIVDHEENEVARITKTWEGLAKTVFTTADNYVLQIHYQLPEPLLSLVVATALTVDTALKQDARGIG from the coding sequence GTGAACATACATTCGAACCAACCCACCGGCCCTGACCCGCGGGTCCAGCGCCAGGTGGAGCAGCAGGCCGGGGTCGCCCCCAGCGGCCCCGGCGGCGGCACGTTGTTCAGCGAGCCGGTGCTGGTGGTGAACCAGAAGGCCAAGCTCATCGAGCTGACCAACGAGTACAAGGTCATGGACCAGCAGGGCAACCAGCTCGGTTCCGTGGTCGAGGTCGGCCAGGGCTTCCTGCGCAAGGTCGTGCGCTTCCTCAGCGACTGGGACCAGTACCTCACGCACAAGCTGGAGATCCGCGACGCCCACGGTCAGCCGGTGCTGCGGCTGACCCGTCCGGCGAAGATCTTCAAGTCCCGCGTGATCGTCACCCGCCCCGACGGGCAGCAGGTCGGGGAGATCGTCCAGCAGAACGTCTTCGGGAAGATCAACTTCGCGATCAACGCCGACGGCCGGCAGATCGGCGCCATCAAGGCGGAGAACTGGCGGGCGTGGAACTTCGCCATCGTCGACCACGAGGAGAACGAGGTCGCCCGGATCACCAAGACCTGGGAAGGCCTGGCCAAGACGGTGTTCACCACCGCGGACAACTACGTCCTGCAGATCCACTACCAACTGCCCGAGCCGTTGCTCAGCCTGGTCGTCGCCACCGCTCTGACCGTGGACACGGCGCTGAAGCAGGACGCCCGGGGTATCGGCTGA
- a CDS encoding phosphatase PAP2 family protein: MNARTEPEQAEPAAPARPPIVRELLLVAGLFLVYKFSRQLATGHTGEAFRNAHDVWHVERWLHLPGEGSVQSLLLHGDALTEVANTYYATVHFPATLAFLVWLYLRRPAHYVWARRVLSALTAAALVLHLSFPLAPPRMLAATGLVDTARVYGPSVYGPPQTDHLSNQFAAMPSLHFGWALMVAIGLIVATRSRWRWLWLLHPLLTLLVIVGTANHYWLDAIVAGALLGVALTLIHAPRRTATTTTTAGRGTGTLVPAEQPVLVGAGR; the protein is encoded by the coding sequence ATGAATGCCCGCACCGAGCCTGAACAAGCGGAACCGGCCGCGCCGGCCCGGCCGCCGATAGTCCGCGAGCTCCTGCTTGTCGCAGGGCTCTTCCTGGTCTACAAGTTCAGTCGGCAGTTGGCCACGGGCCACACCGGCGAGGCCTTCCGCAACGCCCACGACGTGTGGCACGTGGAACGGTGGCTGCATCTGCCCGGCGAGGGCTCGGTGCAGTCCCTGCTGCTGCACGGCGACGCACTGACCGAGGTCGCGAACACCTACTACGCGACCGTGCACTTCCCGGCCACCCTGGCGTTCCTGGTCTGGCTGTACCTGCGCCGCCCGGCGCACTACGTGTGGGCCCGCCGGGTGCTCTCCGCCCTCACCGCTGCCGCCCTGGTGCTGCACCTCTCCTTCCCCCTCGCCCCGCCCCGGATGCTGGCGGCGACGGGCCTGGTGGACACCGCCCGCGTGTACGGCCCGTCGGTGTACGGCCCGCCGCAGACGGACCACCTCTCCAACCAGTTCGCGGCGATGCCGTCGCTGCACTTCGGCTGGGCCCTGATGGTCGCCATCGGCCTGATCGTCGCCACCCGGTCGCGGTGGCGGTGGTTGTGGCTGCTGCATCCGCTGCTGACGCTGCTGGTGATCGTGGGCACGGCGAACCACTACTGGCTCGACGCGATCGTGGCGGGCGCCCTGCTCGGTGTCGCGCTCACGCTGATCCACGCCCCCCGGCGCACGGCCACCACGACCACCACGGCCGGACGCGGTACGGGCACCCTCGTCCCGGCCGAGCAGCCCGTCCTGGTGGGAGCGGGCCGATGA
- a CDS encoding DMT family transporter has product MNATLVAVVLSLFSAVAYAAAAVAQERLASRNPGTGLLRMLGNGAWWWSVGLNASAALLHVVALKYGPLTVVQPLGALTLVAAVPMGARVAGRKVTFAEWRGTALTLAGLAAILVTASGPAPEDVLTLPEAVAVSGVTAALIGLLARRGAKPGLRHATASGFASGVASALTQTVTVAATDRSGPLLSVQVIVVALLVAAFATGGLLLSQTAYRGGLGAPLAMVTLANPVAAAAIGLLLLGERLQGGPAGVLLALAGAALAGRGVVLLSRAAPEAGAIHGLDAPHEVPTEEHPVAAVLALHPQTASAEPAMLPRPRSEPGHLTPL; this is encoded by the coding sequence ATGAACGCCACCCTCGTCGCCGTCGTCCTGTCCCTCTTCTCGGCCGTCGCCTATGCGGCCGCCGCCGTCGCGCAGGAGCGGCTGGCCTCCCGGAACCCGGGCACCGGCCTGCTGCGGATGCTCGGCAACGGCGCCTGGTGGTGGTCGGTGGGGCTGAACGCCTCCGCCGCGCTGCTGCACGTGGTCGCCCTGAAGTACGGACCGCTCACCGTGGTGCAGCCGCTGGGGGCGCTCACGCTGGTCGCGGCGGTGCCGATGGGCGCGCGGGTCGCGGGGCGCAAGGTCACCTTCGCCGAGTGGCGGGGCACCGCCCTCACCCTGGCCGGTCTGGCCGCGATCCTGGTCACGGCCTCCGGGCCGGCCCCCGAGGACGTCCTGACTCTGCCGGAGGCGGTCGCGGTCTCCGGGGTGACGGCGGCGCTGATCGGGCTGCTGGCCCGGCGCGGCGCCAAGCCCGGACTGCGGCACGCGACGGCGTCAGGTTTCGCCTCCGGGGTCGCCTCGGCGCTCACCCAGACGGTGACCGTGGCCGCGACGGACCGGTCGGGGCCGCTGCTCAGCGTGCAGGTGATCGTGGTGGCGCTGCTGGTCGCGGCCTTCGCGACGGGCGGGCTACTGCTGTCGCAGACCGCCTACCGGGGCGGTCTCGGCGCCCCGCTGGCGATGGTGACGCTGGCCAACCCGGTGGCCGCCGCGGCGATAGGCCTCCTGCTCCTCGGCGAACGCCTCCAGGGCGGGCCCGCGGGCGTTCTTCTCGCCCTCGCGGGAGCGGCGCTGGCGGGGCGTGGCGTGGTGCTGCTGTCGAGGGCCGCGCCGGAAGCCGGCGCGATCCATGGACTCGACGCACCCCACGAGGTGCCCACGGAGGAGCACCCGGTGGCGGCGGTGCTGGCCCTGCACCCGCAGACGGCGTCGGCCGAACCGGCGATGCTGCCCCGGCCGAGGTCCGAGCCGGGGCATCTCACGCCGTTGTGA
- a CDS encoding alpha/beta hydrolase — translation MEMPYQPLPIDQFDVRYLHGPDSALQPGVPAGETVELEWKGSEVYPGTFRKFWVHVPAQYDPAEPASLMVFQDGWWYLDPAGEVRGTIVLDNLIHRGDIPVTIGVFVDPGVFPDAENPKNRNNEYDAFDDRYVTFLLTEIIPQVAERYTIAQSPEQWGICGGSSGGNCAFTAAWLRPDKFRRVIGYLSSFAQMPDGNPYPDLISRVPRKPLRVFMQSGHRDLHWNEPQGNWLAENLRVAAALAEAGYDFRLVLGDGGHSPNHGGVLLPDALRWLWRPNED, via the coding sequence ATGGAGATGCCTTACCAGCCACTTCCGATCGACCAGTTCGACGTGCGCTACCTCCACGGGCCCGATTCCGCTCTCCAGCCGGGCGTGCCCGCCGGCGAGACGGTCGAGCTCGAGTGGAAGGGCAGCGAGGTCTACCCGGGAACCTTCCGGAAGTTCTGGGTACACGTGCCTGCACAGTACGACCCGGCGGAACCGGCATCCTTGATGGTGTTCCAGGACGGATGGTGGTACCTGGACCCCGCAGGGGAGGTACGCGGCACGATCGTCCTGGACAACCTCATTCACCGCGGCGACATCCCCGTCACCATCGGCGTGTTCGTCGATCCTGGCGTCTTCCCCGATGCGGAGAACCCGAAGAACCGTAACAACGAGTACGACGCCTTCGACGACAGGTACGTCACCTTCCTCCTCACTGAGATCATCCCGCAGGTGGCGGAGCGGTACACCATCGCCCAGTCGCCCGAACAGTGGGGAATCTGCGGCGGGAGCAGCGGCGGCAACTGTGCCTTTACCGCCGCGTGGCTGCGTCCGGACAAGTTCCGCCGCGTCATCGGATACCTGTCCAGCTTCGCGCAGATGCCGGACGGCAATCCCTACCCGGACCTCATCTCCCGTGTCCCCCGCAAGCCGCTGCGCGTCTTCATGCAAAGCGGCCACCGCGACCTGCACTGGAATGAGCCCCAGGGGAACTGGCTCGCCGAAAACCTGCGCGTGGCAGCCGCTCTTGCCGAAGCGGGCTACGACTTCCGCCTTGTCCTGGGAGACGGCGGACACAGCCCCAACCACGGCGGCGTCCTGCTGCCGGACGCTCTGCGCTGGCTGTGGCGGCCCAACGAGGACTGA
- a CDS encoding SDR family oxidoreductase — MSQASEVSQASEVSAATIAVTGSTGRLGGRVARRLAERGVPQQLLTRNPARAPRLPGAVAVRGDYADQDAVREALAGTRTVFMVSASESADRLAQHKTFVDAAAEAGVRHLVYVSFYGAAPDATFTLARDHFHTEQHIRASGLAYTFLRDNLYAEFVPDLVGEDGVIRGPAGHGRAAFVGQDDIADAADAVLSRPDDHAGLAYDLTGPESLTLDEAAAVLSEQLGRTVTYRQETVEEAYASRASYGAPLWQLDAWVSTYTAIASGELDGVSDAVPRLTGRPATPLADVVRATGR; from the coding sequence ATGTCCCAGGCATCCGAGGTATCCCAGGCATCCGAGGTATCCGCAGCCACGATCGCCGTCACCGGCTCCACCGGCCGACTGGGCGGGCGCGTCGCGCGGCGACTGGCCGAGCGGGGCGTCCCGCAGCAGCTCCTGACCCGCAACCCGGCACGCGCTCCAAGACTTCCCGGCGCGGTGGCGGTGCGAGGCGACTACGCCGACCAGGACGCCGTACGGGAGGCCCTCGCCGGTACCCGCACCGTCTTCATGGTCTCCGCCTCCGAGAGCGCCGACCGGCTCGCGCAGCACAAGACGTTCGTGGACGCCGCCGCGGAGGCAGGCGTCCGGCACCTGGTGTACGTCTCCTTCTACGGCGCGGCGCCCGACGCCACCTTCACCCTGGCGCGCGACCACTTCCACACCGAGCAGCACATCCGCGCGAGCGGCCTGGCGTACACCTTCCTCCGGGACAACCTCTACGCGGAGTTCGTACCCGACCTCGTCGGCGAGGACGGCGTCATCCGCGGCCCGGCCGGGCACGGGCGCGCCGCGTTCGTCGGCCAGGACGACATCGCCGACGCCGCCGACGCGGTGCTGTCCCGGCCCGACGACCATGCGGGCCTCGCCTACGACCTGACCGGGCCCGAGTCGCTCACCCTGGACGAAGCGGCCGCAGTCCTGTCCGAGCAGCTCGGACGCACCGTCACCTACCGACAGGAGACGGTCGAGGAGGCCTATGCGTCCCGCGCCTCCTACGGCGCCCCGCTGTGGCAGCTGGACGCGTGGGTGTCCACCTACACGGCCATCGCGTCCGGCGAACTCGACGGCGTCAGCGACGCGGTGCCCCGCCTCACCGGCCGCCCCGCCACGCCCCTCGCCGACGTGGTCCGCGCGACCGGGCGCTGA
- a CDS encoding TetR/AcrR family transcriptional regulator: MTSQAVEGPEPVAATRRSKITPEREKEFFDAVLEQIRECGYEAVTMEGVAASTRCSKSTLYRQWKTKPQFVVAALRSRRTARLAGIDTGSLADDLRAAARAAGGWSTNDSKLLQALGHAVNGDEDLARALREALIDPEIEALRDILRRGVERGEIPAGHPALEYIPAQLFGVVRARPVIEGQYADPDYLVRFVEAAVLPALGLAVASP, encoded by the coding sequence ATGACGTCGCAGGCCGTGGAGGGACCGGAGCCGGTCGCCGCAACGCGCCGCTCCAAGATCACGCCCGAGCGTGAGAAGGAGTTCTTCGACGCCGTCCTCGAGCAGATCCGCGAATGCGGATATGAAGCGGTCACCATGGAAGGCGTGGCGGCCAGCACGCGCTGCAGCAAGTCCACGCTCTACCGGCAGTGGAAGACCAAGCCCCAGTTCGTCGTGGCGGCCCTGCGCTCCCGCCGGACGGCGCGGCTCGCCGGCATCGACACCGGTTCGCTCGCCGACGACCTGCGCGCGGCCGCGCGGGCCGCGGGCGGCTGGTCGACGAACGACAGCAAGCTGCTGCAGGCCCTCGGCCACGCCGTGAACGGTGACGAGGACCTCGCGCGCGCGTTGCGCGAGGCGCTCATCGACCCGGAGATCGAGGCGCTGCGGGACATCCTGCGGCGCGGCGTCGAGCGCGGGGAGATCCCGGCCGGTCACCCCGCGCTGGAGTACATCCCGGCGCAGTTGTTCGGCGTGGTCCGCGCCCGACCGGTGATCGAGGGACAGTACGCCGACCCGGACTACCTGGTCCGCTTCGTGGAGGCCGCCGTACTGCCCGCCCTCGGGCTCGCCGTGGCGTCACCGTAG
- a CDS encoding PPOX class F420-dependent oxidoreductase yields MAAELSDELKKYLDDSRVFATVATVAADGRPHLTVVWIKRDGDDLLFSTTVDRAQGKNIARDPRVTVMINPPENPYTYAEIRGTATLTPDPANDLANELSLKYTGQEYATFNPASKNDGARVIVRVTPSRTTGRL; encoded by the coding sequence GTGGCAGCCGAGCTCTCCGACGAACTGAAGAAGTACCTCGACGACTCCCGGGTCTTCGCGACCGTGGCGACGGTGGCGGCCGACGGGCGGCCGCACCTGACCGTCGTCTGGATCAAGCGCGACGGCGACGACCTGCTGTTCTCCACCACCGTGGACCGGGCCCAGGGCAAGAACATCGCTCGTGACCCGCGCGTCACCGTGATGATCAACCCGCCCGAGAACCCGTACACCTACGCCGAGATCCGCGGCACCGCGACGCTCACCCCCGACCCCGCCAACGACCTGGCGAACGAGCTCTCCCTCAAGTACACGGGCCAGGAGTACGCCACCTTCAACCCGGCCTCGAAGAACGACGGGGCACGCGTCATCGTCCGCGTCACTCCGAGCAGGACAACCGGACGGCTCTGA
- a CDS encoding phosphocholine-specific phospholipase C produces MSEVNRRRFLQLAGATTAFTALSSSVERAAALPANHRTGSIEDVEHIVVLMQENRSFDHYYGKLRGVRGFGDPRPVTLAGGKSVWHQPDAGGKDVLPFHPDADDLGLAFIQDLPHGWNDGHAAFNGGKYDKWVPSKGATTMAYLTRKDIPFHYALADSFTICDAYHCSFIGSTDPNRYYLWTGYTGNDGKGGGPVLGNDEVGYSWTTYPERLEQAGVSWKIYQDVGDGLDKEGGWGWIQDAYRGNYGDNSLLYFTQYQNAQPGDPLYDKARTGTDARKGEGFFDQLKADVKGGKLPQISWIVAPEAFTEHPNWPANYGAWYIAQVLDALTSDPKVWAKTALFVTYDENDGFFDHLLPPFPPVSAAQGRSTVDVGPDLFKGESGHTAGPYGLGQRVPMLVVSPWSKGGYVCSETLDHTSVIRFMERRFGVHEPNISPWRRAVCGDLTSAFDFSRKDTRPLALPDTDGYRPPDKNRHPDYVPTPPTNPVLPKQERGHRPTRPLKYTPAVDASVDPTAGKLTLTFASGAKAGAAFLVISGNRTDGPWSYTTGAGTTISDTWNSAYSGGSHDLTVHGPNGFLRVFKQAGKAAGTEVVARHLSDGIELTFTHRGYDTVELKLADGYGGRTTTVKLRPGAVVKRTVDLRASRRWYDLTVTSTADRAFLRRFAGHVENGRPGVSDPAIITE; encoded by the coding sequence ATGTCCGAAGTAAACCGGCGCCGCTTCCTCCAACTCGCGGGCGCCACAACGGCGTTCACCGCGCTCTCCAGCTCCGTCGAGCGAGCCGCCGCGCTGCCCGCGAACCACCGCACGGGGTCGATCGAGGACGTCGAGCACATCGTCGTCCTGATGCAGGAGAACCGGTCCTTCGACCACTACTACGGCAAGCTGAGGGGTGTCCGCGGCTTCGGCGACCCCCGCCCGGTGACCCTCGCCGGCGGAAAGTCCGTCTGGCACCAGCCGGACGCCGGCGGCAAGGACGTCCTGCCGTTCCACCCGGACGCCGACGACCTGGGCCTCGCCTTCATCCAGGACCTCCCGCACGGCTGGAACGACGGCCATGCCGCCTTCAACGGGGGCAAGTACGACAAGTGGGTGCCCTCGAAGGGCGCCACGACGATGGCGTACCTCACCCGCAAGGACATCCCGTTCCACTACGCGCTCGCCGACAGCTTCACCATCTGCGACGCCTACCACTGCTCCTTCATCGGCTCCACCGACCCCAACCGCTACTACCTGTGGACCGGCTACACCGGCAACGACGGCAAGGGCGGCGGCCCGGTCCTCGGCAACGACGAGGTCGGCTACAGCTGGACGACGTACCCCGAACGTCTGGAGCAGGCAGGGGTCTCCTGGAAGATCTACCAGGATGTCGGCGACGGCCTGGACAAGGAAGGCGGCTGGGGCTGGATCCAGGACGCCTACCGCGGCAACTACGGCGACAACTCGCTGCTCTACTTCACCCAGTACCAGAACGCCCAGCCCGGCGACCCACTGTACGACAAGGCCCGCACCGGCACCGACGCCCGCAAGGGCGAGGGCTTCTTCGACCAGCTGAAGGCCGACGTCAAGGGCGGCAAGCTGCCGCAGATCTCCTGGATCGTCGCACCCGAGGCCTTCACCGAGCACCCCAACTGGCCCGCCAACTACGGCGCCTGGTACATCGCCCAGGTCCTCGACGCGCTCACCTCGGACCCGAAGGTGTGGGCGAAGACGGCGCTGTTCGTCACCTACGACGAGAACGACGGCTTCTTCGACCACCTGCTCCCGCCGTTCCCGCCGGTCTCGGCCGCGCAGGGCAGATCGACGGTCGACGTCGGCCCGGACCTCTTCAAGGGCGAGAGCGGACACACCGCCGGCCCCTACGGACTCGGCCAGCGGGTGCCGATGCTCGTCGTCTCCCCCTGGAGCAAGGGCGGCTACGTCTGCTCCGAGACGCTTGATCACACCTCCGTCATCCGGTTCATGGAGCGCCGCTTCGGCGTCCACGAGCCGAACATCTCGCCGTGGCGCCGGGCGGTCTGCGGCGACCTGACCTCCGCCTTCGACTTCTCCCGCAAGGACACCCGGCCACTCGCCCTGCCCGACACCGACGGCTACCGGCCCCCGGACAAGAACCGCCACCCCGACTACGTGCCCACCCCGCCCACCAACCCCGTCCTGCCGAAGCAGGAGCGCGGCCACCGCCCCACCCGCCCGCTCAAGTACACCCCCGCAGTGGACGCTTCGGTCGATCCGACCGCCGGGAAGCTCACCCTCACCTTCGCCTCCGGGGCCAAGGCCGGCGCCGCCTTCCTGGTCATCTCCGGCAACCGCACCGACGGGCCGTGGAGTTACACCACCGGGGCGGGCACGACCATCTCCGACACCTGGAACTCGGCGTATTCCGGCGGCTCGCACGACCTGACCGTGCATGGCCCGAACGGATTCCTGCGCGTGTTCAAGCAGGCCGGCAAGGCGGCCGGGACCGAGGTGGTCGCACGGCACCTCAGCGACGGCATCGAACTGACCTTCACCCACCGCGGCTACGACACGGTGGAGCTGAAGCTGGCCGACGGGTACGGCGGCCGGACCACGACCGTCAAGCTGCGGCCCGGAGCCGTGGTCAAGCGCACCGTGGACCTGCGCGCGAGCCGACGGTGGTACGACCTCACCGTCACGTCCACCGCGGACCGCGCGTTCCTCAGGCGGTTCGCCGGCCACGTAGAGAACGGCCGCCCTGGCGTGAGCGACCCGGCGATCATCACGGAGTAG
- a CDS encoding DUF2510 domain-containing protein, which yields MTQVTPPGWYPDPGQTSDGPATERWWDGKTWTDQTRAVGSAAVWGPPAQTSTDGTYSAQPGHPGYPTYPGYSGYPGQPGAPAGAGQRRGLRTGIAVAAAVAVLASIGVGVYALAKDDSSGGGGGTAQGPGGQGGPGGNGGPFGGPGGSGGSGGSGGASPSPGESEAPKIKSGAVTDALNGISIPIPKGWTGQELSVGAQITSDSSYKCPGDTSKTCTKGGVYSAPVEALETKGGTAEQVAKADIAANAEESYGGKTYGSITSHQVLASEAVTVAGQKGYLVRWKAVTSKGADGVVESLAFPAPADTKRLVVLRFGVDADQSLTVIDTITQGIKVAKGGGSGHDV from the coding sequence ATGACGCAGGTGACTCCTCCCGGCTGGTATCCCGATCCGGGGCAGACAAGTGACGGTCCCGCCACCGAACGCTGGTGGGACGGCAAAACATGGACGGACCAGACCCGCGCCGTGGGCTCGGCCGCCGTATGGGGTCCGCCGGCGCAGACCTCGACCGACGGAACATATTCGGCACAACCGGGGCATCCCGGCTATCCGACCTATCCAGGCTATTCGGGTTATCCCGGGCAGCCCGGCGCCCCCGCGGGCGCGGGACAGCGGCGCGGGCTGCGGACGGGCATAGCCGTCGCGGCGGCCGTCGCGGTCCTCGCGAGCATCGGGGTCGGCGTGTACGCGCTGGCCAAGGACGACAGCTCGGGCGGTGGCGGCGGCACGGCCCAGGGGCCGGGCGGACAGGGCGGTCCCGGCGGCAACGGCGGGCCGTTCGGCGGGCCCGGTGGTTCGGGGGGATCCGGCGGCTCGGGCGGGGCCTCACCCTCCCCCGGCGAGTCCGAGGCGCCGAAGATCAAGAGCGGTGCGGTGACCGACGCGCTCAACGGGATCAGCATCCCCATCCCGAAGGGCTGGACCGGCCAGGAGCTCAGCGTGGGAGCGCAGATCACCTCCGACTCCTCCTACAAGTGCCCCGGCGACACCTCGAAGACCTGCACCAAGGGGGGCGTGTACTCGGCGCCCGTCGAGGCGCTGGAGACCAAGGGCGGCACCGCGGAGCAGGTGGCCAAGGCGGACATCGCGGCCAACGCCGAGGAGTCCTACGGCGGGAAGACGTACGGCTCGATCACCTCGCACCAGGTGCTCGCCTCCGAGGCGGTGACGGTGGCCGGGCAGAAGGGCTACCTGGTGCGCTGGAAGGCGGTCACGAGCAAGGGCGCGGACGGCGTCGTCGAGTCGCTGGCGTTCCCGGCGCCCGCGGACACCAAGCGGCTGGTGGTGCTCCGCTTCGGCGTGGACGCGGACCAGAGCCTGACGGTCATCGACACGATCACCCAGGGCATCAAGGTGGCCAAGGGCGGCGGCAGCGGCCACGACGTCTGA